The following proteins are co-located in the Vigna unguiculata cultivar IT97K-499-35 chromosome 9, ASM411807v1, whole genome shotgun sequence genome:
- the LOC114162756 gene encoding auxin-responsive protein IAA28 — protein sequence MELQLGLALSTAEEFKSKQIVSSELWRPSCGSESGKHVKHKRNFEESFQRFLKPFPLLVWSGQPNEEDDRSQKLRRNIHTPNKNGNEENHLVGWPPVKSWRRKELHQHHPGRGEIRNVGIQNQSRGPNSLYVKVNMEGVTIGRKINLRLFNSYKTLTNALINMFAKYQKLEEAGESYTLTFRNEQGDWLQVGHVPWQSFVDTVRRLVLLKNGSETI from the exons ATGGAACTTCAGTTAGGTCTTGCTCTCTCTACCGCTGAGGAATTCAAGTCCAAACAAATAGTGAGTTCAGAGTTATGGAGACCCAGTTGCGGTTCTGAAAGTGGAAAACATGTCAAACACAAGCGCAACTTTGAAGAGTCCTTTCAACGTTTTCTGAAACCTTTCCCTTTACTAGTATGGAGTGGCCAGCCAAATGAAGAAGATGACCGTAGTCAAAAACTGCGTAGAAACATTCACACACCCAACAA GAACGGTAATGAAGAAAACCATTTGGTGGGGTGGCCACCAGTGAAATCATGGAGAAGGAAAGAACTTCATCAGCATCATCCTGGAAGAGGCGAAATCAGGAACGTTGGGATTCAAAATCAAAGTAGAGGACCAAACTCTTTATATGTCAAGGTTAACATGGAAGGAGTAACCATAGGAAGGAAAATCAATTTGAGGCTTTTCAACTCGTATAAAACACTTACAAACGCCTTGATCAACATGTTTGCTAAAT ACCAAAAATTGGAGGAAGCTGGAGAAAGTTACACACTCACCTTTCGAAACGAGCAAGGGGATTGGCTGCAAGTAGGACATGTTCCATGGCA ATCATTTGTTGATACAGTGCGGCGTTTGGTGCTACTGAAGAATGGAAGTGAAACTATTTGA